Proteins found in one Leptospira bouyouniensis genomic segment:
- a CDS encoding P-II family nitrogen regulator, whose translation MKLEKAKLITIIADEALQDRLVLELKSVNVKGYTISEAKGEGINHSHLTSWEGKNIRLESLVSEGKAMKIFQIFSEKYLEKYPMVIFMNDVEVIRKERFN comes from the coding sequence ATGAAATTAGAAAAAGCAAAACTCATCACCATCATTGCTGACGAAGCATTACAAGATCGATTGGTATTAGAACTAAAATCGGTCAATGTCAAAGGTTATACTATCAGCGAAGCTAAAGGGGAAGGAATCAATCACTCTCACCTAACATCATGGGAAGGCAAAAACATACGATTGGAATCGTTAGTTTCGGAAGGAAAGGCCATGAAGATTTTTCAAATATTCTCGGAAAAATACCTGGAGAAGTATCCTATGGTTATCTTTATGAATGATGTGGAAGTGATCCGAAAGGAAAGATTCAACTAA
- the pyk gene encoding pyruvate kinase, with the protein MPAIEQLRARKTKIVCTIGPATASKEMIRSLALAGMNIARINMSHGDHEFHRKIIRIIKSLNKDELHKQPISILLDTQGPEIRTGDVQNDLHLKVGETFTFHIIPGMEAEAQSVFVNYRDIVKDLKVGDKVTVDNGLINLAVQEIRENELICTVLDGGKLGSRKHINLPGIRVNIPSITPKDLKDILFGLEEDIDFVALSFVRSQEDVVQLRGIIDEKKHHAQIIAKIEDQEGLKNLDEIIKSSDGIMVARGDLGVEIEIEELPIVQRRIIKRCQEEGKRVIVATHLLESMIHNPSPTRAEVTDVANAVYEEADAIMLSGETAMGKYPVRCVEMLDKIARRMEMSINLGLAAQRKPKDQKEEMARSAANLADSMQAHAIIAITRRGITANNLASFHPRYPIVHAFTNMTSVRRKLWLTRGVIPYRVDFSSDPEKTIKLAIQTLVNNGYLQMGEKVVILSDIIAGEERVETIQVREVK; encoded by the coding sequence ATGCCAGCAATTGAACAATTAAGAGCCAGAAAAACAAAGATCGTTTGCACCATAGGTCCTGCGACAGCATCAAAAGAAATGATCCGAAGTTTAGCTTTGGCAGGGATGAATATCGCAAGGATCAATATGAGCCATGGCGATCACGAATTTCATCGAAAAATCATTCGTATCATCAAATCATTAAACAAAGACGAATTACATAAACAACCAATTTCAATTTTGTTGGATACTCAAGGGCCAGAAATTAGGACTGGGGATGTTCAAAATGATTTACACTTAAAAGTGGGAGAAACGTTTACTTTCCACATCATTCCAGGGATGGAAGCAGAAGCACAAAGTGTTTTTGTGAATTACCGTGACATTGTAAAAGATTTAAAAGTTGGTGATAAAGTTACGGTAGACAACGGACTTATCAATCTTGCGGTGCAGGAGATACGTGAAAATGAACTCATTTGTACAGTGTTAGATGGTGGAAAATTAGGTTCAAGAAAACATATCAACTTACCTGGGATTCGAGTAAATATCCCTTCCATCACGCCCAAAGACCTAAAAGACATTTTGTTTGGATTAGAGGAAGATATTGACTTTGTTGCTTTATCATTTGTGCGATCACAAGAAGATGTGGTTCAACTTCGTGGCATCATCGATGAAAAGAAACACCATGCTCAAATCATTGCCAAAATCGAAGACCAAGAAGGTTTAAAAAACTTAGACGAGATCATCAAATCGTCTGATGGTATTATGGTGGCACGTGGCGACCTGGGAGTTGAGATTGAAATCGAAGAACTTCCTATCGTGCAGAGGCGAATCATCAAACGTTGCCAAGAAGAAGGGAAACGAGTTATTGTTGCGACTCATTTACTTGAATCGATGATCCATAATCCGTCTCCAACCAGAGCCGAAGTTACGGACGTAGCCAATGCCGTGTATGAAGAAGCTGATGCCATTATGTTATCTGGTGAAACCGCTATGGGGAAGTATCCAGTTCGATGTGTTGAAATGTTAGATAAAATTGCACGTCGAATGGAAATGTCGATTAACTTAGGTCTTGCGGCACAACGTAAACCAAAAGACCAAAAGGAAGAAATGGCAAGGTCTGCGGCAAATCTTGCTGATTCCATGCAAGCACATGCCATTATCGCCATCACTAGACGTGGAATTACAGCCAATAATTTAGCTTCGTTTCATCCTAGGTACCCTATTGTCCATGCTTTTACGAACATGACGTCTGTTAGACGAAAGTTATGGTTAACTCGCGGTGTCATACCATACAGAGTGGATTTTTCTTCCGATCCAGAAAAAACGATCAAACTTGCCATCCAAACACTTGTGAATAATGGATATTTGCAGATGGGTGAAAAGGTAGTCATTTTATCTGACATCATTGCGGGTGAGGAAAGAGTAGAAACCATTCAAGTCCGCGAAGTCAAGTAA
- a CDS encoding sodium-dependent bicarbonate transport family permease, whose translation MDILHALVANLQTPMFLAFLLGIIATLIKSDLKFPDGMYAGLTIYLLFAIGLKGGVKLSNTTILEFYKPALAALILCVTIPLIAFGLLTKFGKYDKANAAALAAHYGSVSAVTFSEALAFLDSLQISYEGFMPSLLAIMEVPAILVALLLIKMNPKDKSEESSWGKILHELFTGKGTLLLLGGLVIGMISGKKGHEQFAPLFETPFRGMLILFLLEVGIVTGRRLADLKKAGVFLIGFGILFPICTAMFGLFLGQMIGLTMGGAMVLGTLSASASYIAAPAAVRIAIPEASPAIYLTASLAITFPFNLSVGLPLYLAVSKYLYGV comes from the coding sequence ATGGATATCTTACACGCATTAGTTGCAAATTTACAGACCCCAATGTTCCTTGCATTTTTATTAGGAATCATTGCAACTCTCATCAAAAGTGATCTCAAATTCCCAGATGGGATGTATGCAGGGCTTACCATTTATTTACTCTTTGCAATTGGATTAAAAGGTGGTGTCAAATTGAGTAACACCACAATTCTTGAATTCTACAAACCTGCACTTGCAGCACTCATTCTTTGTGTCACAATCCCTCTCATTGCATTTGGGTTGTTAACGAAATTTGGAAAGTATGATAAAGCAAATGCAGCTGCTCTTGCCGCCCATTACGGATCAGTTTCCGCAGTAACATTTAGTGAAGCCCTCGCATTTCTTGATTCATTACAAATCAGTTATGAAGGATTTATGCCAAGTTTACTGGCAATTATGGAGGTCCCAGCAATTCTTGTTGCCTTACTCCTTATCAAAATGAACCCAAAAGACAAATCCGAAGAATCTTCTTGGGGTAAAATTTTACACGAGCTTTTCACTGGAAAAGGCACTTTGTTACTATTAGGTGGCTTAGTCATTGGAATGATTTCTGGGAAAAAAGGTCATGAACAATTTGCCCCACTTTTTGAAACACCTTTCCGTGGAATGTTGATTTTATTCCTTTTGGAAGTTGGAATTGTCACGGGACGAAGACTAGCAGACCTAAAAAAAGCAGGTGTGTTTTTGATTGGTTTCGGAATCCTATTTCCAATCTGCACGGCTATGTTTGGTTTGTTTTTAGGACAGATGATTGGATTGACAATGGGTGGCGCCATGGTGCTTGGAACTCTCAGCGCCAGTGCTTCGTACATCGCTGCACCTGCTGCTGTTCGCATTGCCATCCCTGAGGCAAGCCCAGCCATTTATCTGACTGCTTCCCTTGCCATCACCTTCCCCTTCAACCTTTCAGTTGGTTTACCCTTATACCTGGCTGTCTCAAAATACCTTTACGGAGTTTAA
- the omp85 gene encoding Omp85 family outer membrane protein, whose protein sequence is MLIPTIFVYPIFSEDRKSDVPEWLGEFKKLDEKELANKKEGWYATGLPLFGNDAVNGAGLGILANIFYNGTKSDSSFKYTPYEHMFNVGVYRSNRGTQNNYLAWDAPYFLDTAYRMRAYVGHDESLYNQYFGVGTESLQPLYFRDRNADGSRIVRNATFSDFENANAYSKNRGLGREFTSTQHYHDYQFETTYGQFAADKTVFQVFRVWGGVEFSKNIVRRYDGKSTEAKDPLTSGKVPAVEDSSKITEDSNSGKIIGVNGGNLNYLRAGIAYDTRDYEPDPDRGWLIEYNINRAERTIGSDFNYLRHFAQIKNFYQPFPKLFEEFVIAQRVALTKVEGNVPFFEYRYLFSIDGPFGALGGQNTLRGYRQERFFGPVIGFYNIEFRYRVGSFSIWDQFFQVSIVPFYDVGRVWDKLRQVNALDYKHSRGLGLRLVWDQATVILMDYAYSKEDQLFYLDIGHTF, encoded by the coding sequence GTGTTAATACCAACAATTTTTGTTTACCCTATTTTTTCCGAAGATAGAAAATCAGACGTACCAGAATGGTTGGGTGAGTTTAAGAAACTCGACGAGAAAGAGCTGGCCAATAAAAAAGAAGGCTGGTATGCAACAGGGCTGCCATTATTTGGAAATGATGCAGTGAATGGAGCTGGTCTTGGGATCCTAGCCAATATTTTTTATAATGGAACCAAGTCGGATTCCTCCTTTAAATATACCCCTTATGAACATATGTTCAATGTGGGAGTTTACAGAAGTAATCGTGGAACTCAAAACAACTACCTTGCTTGGGATGCTCCTTATTTTTTAGATACGGCCTATCGTATGCGAGCTTATGTTGGGCATGATGAGAGTCTTTATAACCAATACTTTGGAGTTGGGACAGAAAGTTTACAACCATTGTATTTTCGAGATCGAAATGCTGATGGCAGTCGAATCGTTAGGAATGCAACTTTTTCAGATTTTGAAAATGCAAATGCTTATTCAAAAAATCGTGGGTTAGGCCGTGAATTTACATCCACACAACATTATCATGATTACCAATTTGAAACTACCTATGGTCAATTTGCTGCTGACAAAACAGTATTTCAAGTTTTTCGAGTTTGGGGTGGTGTTGAGTTTTCTAAAAATATAGTTAGGCGCTACGATGGTAAATCAACTGAAGCGAAAGACCCACTTACTAGTGGTAAAGTTCCCGCCGTTGAAGATTCTTCTAAAATTACTGAAGATTCAAATTCGGGCAAAATCATTGGTGTAAATGGTGGGAATCTAAATTACCTAAGAGCCGGGATCGCTTATGATACGAGAGACTATGAACCAGACCCAGACAGGGGATGGCTCATTGAATACAATATCAATCGAGCAGAACGAACCATCGGATCAGATTTCAATTATTTAAGACATTTTGCTCAAATTAAAAATTTTTACCAACCATTCCCAAAACTTTTTGAAGAATTTGTGATCGCTCAACGAGTGGCACTGACCAAGGTAGAAGGGAATGTCCCTTTTTTTGAATACCGTTATTTATTTTCGATTGATGGACCCTTTGGTGCGTTAGGTGGGCAGAATACTTTACGTGGGTATCGTCAAGAACGGTTTTTTGGACCTGTGATTGGTTTTTATAATATTGAATTCCGCTATCGAGTGGGGAGTTTTTCAATTTGGGATCAATTTTTCCAAGTAAGCATAGTGCCATTTTATGATGTAGGTAGAGTTTGGGACAAATTACGCCAAGTGAATGCTTTGGATTATAAACACTCACGTGGTTTAGGATTACGGCTTGTTTGGGACCAAGCTACCGTAATCCTAATGGACTATGCCTATTCTAAAGAAGACCAATTGTTTTATCTAGACATTGGCCATACATTTTAA
- a CDS encoding carbonic anhydrase — MKGFRFFISFFFFSITTQLMAESNNPGIPAKEALQRLVEGNLRFVQGKSIRPNQSVERIKEVSKKQNPFATIVGCSDSRVPNEIVFDQGLGDLFILRTAGQVSTYASWGSIEFSVAVLGVNLIVVLGHSSCGAVGAACKADEVPGHIIALTNAIKPAAEKVKHMEGDFLDNAVKANVALQVVSLRKLDPIISKYYNRGQLQIVGAVYDLETGKVNFLTEDYISSITK, encoded by the coding sequence ATGAAAGGATTTAGGTTTTTTATCAGTTTCTTTTTCTTCTCCATTACAACCCAACTAATGGCGGAGAGCAATAACCCAGGTATCCCTGCAAAAGAGGCATTACAACGATTGGTAGAAGGAAATTTAAGATTTGTTCAAGGAAAATCAATACGCCCGAACCAATCTGTAGAACGTATCAAAGAAGTTTCCAAAAAACAAAATCCATTTGCGACAATCGTAGGTTGTTCTGATTCAAGAGTGCCGAATGAGATTGTGTTCGACCAAGGCTTAGGTGATCTTTTTATCTTAAGAACGGCGGGCCAAGTTTCAACTTATGCTTCTTGGGGATCAATTGAATTCTCTGTGGCCGTGCTTGGGGTGAATCTCATCGTTGTACTCGGACATTCGAGCTGCGGTGCTGTAGGAGCTGCTTGTAAGGCTGATGAAGTTCCTGGCCATATTATCGCTCTCACCAATGCCATCAAACCTGCCGCAGAAAAAGTCAAACACATGGAAGGTGATTTTTTAGACAATGCCGTCAAAGCCAATGTTGCATTACAAGTAGTATCACTTCGCAAACTGGATCCTATCATTTCTAAATATTATAACAGAGGCCAATTACAAATCGTAGGTGCGGTTTACGATTTAGAAACTGGTAAAGTAAATTTTTTAACCGAAGACTATATTTCTTCCATCACAAAATAG
- the asd gene encoding aspartate-semialdehyde dehydrogenase yields MEKIKVGVLGATGSVGQRFIQLLENHPYFTVTHLAASEKSAGQTYGEVMKSRWKISSDIPSYAKDIIISLPDPNVTKGVQLVFSGLDASIAGEVETAYAEAGVMVLSNSKNHRMDPNVPILSAEVNAHHLDVLSAQKTKGKIITNSNCTIMGVTISLKPLMDAFGLKSVMLFSMQAISGAGYPGVPTMDILGNIVPYIGGEEDKAEIEPQKCLGTVEGGIIKSADFKISAHCNRVPVFDGHTVCVSVAFDKKPKKEEILKVWADFKGEPQKLGLPFAPNPAILYREENDRPQPRLDLDTGKGMTTVVGRLREDSILDWKWVVLSHNTIRGAAGAAILNAELLYKKGYFK; encoded by the coding sequence ATGGAAAAAATCAAAGTTGGAGTCCTGGGCGCAACAGGATCCGTCGGTCAAAGATTCATTCAACTTTTGGAGAATCACCCTTATTTTACGGTGACTCATTTAGCAGCTTCTGAAAAAAGTGCAGGCCAAACCTATGGTGAGGTGATGAAGTCTCGTTGGAAGATTTCTTCTGACATTCCTTCTTATGCAAAAGACATTATCATTTCCTTACCTGATCCCAATGTGACGAAGGGCGTGCAACTTGTGTTTAGCGGGCTTGATGCCTCCATTGCTGGAGAAGTCGAAACTGCTTATGCGGAAGCGGGAGTCATGGTGTTATCCAATTCCAAAAACCACAGAATGGACCCAAATGTACCAATCCTTTCTGCGGAAGTGAATGCACACCATTTGGATGTTCTCTCTGCCCAAAAAACCAAAGGAAAAATCATTACAAACTCAAATTGTACGATCATGGGTGTGACCATTTCTTTAAAACCTTTGATGGATGCGTTTGGATTAAAATCAGTGATGTTATTTTCGATGCAAGCAATCTCAGGAGCAGGTTATCCTGGTGTTCCAACAATGGATATCCTTGGTAACATAGTTCCTTACATTGGTGGTGAAGAAGACAAAGCAGAAATCGAACCACAAAAATGTTTGGGGACTGTTGAAGGTGGAATCATCAAATCTGCAGACTTTAAAATTTCGGCTCATTGCAATCGAGTTCCAGTGTTTGATGGACATACCGTTTGTGTCTCAGTAGCATTTGATAAAAAACCAAAAAAAGAAGAGATTTTAAAGGTTTGGGCCGATTTTAAAGGGGAACCTCAGAAATTGGGATTGCCGTTTGCACCAAACCCAGCTATCCTTTACCGCGAAGAAAACGATCGCCCCCAACCACGTCTTGATTTGGACACAGGGAAGGGAATGACAACTGTAGTAGGAAGGTTACGAGAGGATTCTATCTTGGACTGGAAGTGGGTTGTTTTATCGCATAACACGATTCGAGGTGCTGCAGGCGCAGCGATTTTGAATGCAGAGTTATTGTATAAAAAAGGATATTTTAAGTAA